The sequence AATGTCCCCTGAGTCAAGTCCATGGGGATAGCAGCAGTGGATAAAggccttcctctctcctccctggagACAAAGATTCTGAGGACGCTTCTTGAAGGCACCTCAGAAGGTCTCGTTGCCCACATGCATGACCTATTCAAAAACCTCTCCTTGTGTCaacttttcctccttccctcctggaTCCACAGTTCTGCTCCTAGAATCACTTCCCACACAAACCCTCTGCACCAGAACGTTGCCTCTGGCTCTTCCTTCACAGGACCCCAGGCCACAACAGGCTACTTTAGGCAGCATCATGGCCTCCATCTTTGTGCTAAGAGTATTGGGAAGTCATTGGAGGGTTGGAAGCAGGTGCTCGATCAAATCTGTGTTCTtaggtgggcacggtggctcatgcctgtaattgcagcccattggaaggccaaggtgaacAGATCACTCGAGCtgaggagtttgataccagcctgggcaagatggggaaaccctctctctacaaaaaaaaaaaaaaaaaaccaaaattagcgAGGCATTGGGGCACAAACGGATGGTTCCAATTCCTCAGGGAGTCAAGGTGGAAGGAtagtttgaggccaggaggtccaagatgcggtgagccatgatcatgccatggTATGCCAGCCTTGCAACAGAGTGagggtatatgaaaaaaaagaaactatattgTTAAAGCCCAACCTGGCCCAGTGTGGAGCATGGTCCAGGACATGGGAGGGACAGGGGCAGGGGCACAGAGAAGACCATTCTGGAAGTTCTTGCCAGAGTCTGGGCAAAATGTGAGGACAGACTGGATGGGGGTGTTTGCTGTCTGGATGTCTCTCTTTGTCCATTGTTCGCTGATCCTCTCGCAATCTGCACACAGTCCCCTCTGACACTAGGCAGCCTCAAGTGTCCCGTGTCAATCCCAGGCTCTGACTCGAAAATGGAAACCATGCCTGTGCTCAGCCTGAGACAGACATGTACAAGCTTTCCCCAGGTGCCCCAGTGGGCTTGGGGTTTTGAGGTCTCAGGGAAATGACCAGCTGGGAAAGTGAAAGTCCAGTGAGTGAGCAGGAGGGGCCATGCAAGCCTCGCTCCTGAGACCCTGGAAGAAGGATCATGAGGAAGGGAAGTCAGGCACCCAGAGCCCAGGGGAGCCTCCATCAGCACCACAAAGGCACAGCCATCAGTGTTGATTGGACCCAAGTCTCCAGAATACAAGACGGGGAGAGCCGGGTGGACCTGAGATATCACCTTGTCCAGCCCCCTTCTATagctgatgaggaaactgaggctcagagaagcgaGGTCTGGTGACCACAAGTGGGATTCAACTCCTGGACACACCTCAACGTTCCTTGACCTGTTCTTGGCATCTCCtttcgtttttttgtttcttccccaATTAACCTCTTTCCAACACAGCATTTCGAGTTCCCCTGGAACTTCATCGGTCCTTCAGTGTCCCCTGGTCTGGAAGATCACCGGCTACTTGCCAAAGCCCCCACGACTCTGCTGCCGTCACAACCACCCTCACCAGTGTTATGAGAAAAACTTGAGACTGATGGCCCCCAAAGCTTGGAAGGAGCTGCGAGACCAAAGAATTGACTCGAACAAGTCCAGCTTGGTGAGTAGGTGAGTTTATTAGGACTCACACACAGGTCACTCCTGAGCAGCGGCAGGACAGCTCTAGAGATCTGCGCTTCCTCCCAGTGCTAAGCTGCTTTCACGCTAATTTTCTGACTGTTTACTTATCGGGTAATAGCGATGGGACTGTTTTCATTGATTGGTTCTCAGATACTCTCTGGGAAGTTTGAGCTCTCAGGGACACCTGCTCCTCAGCTGGGGACCATGGCCatggcccacctcctgcccttcAGGGCTCAAGCAGGGGACATACACCCTTTAGTAACCTAGAGAGGACTGTCACACAACAACCACCCCAACAACCATCATCAAGAAGCCACTGGCTGACTGAGATACACGCCCTGAAGGACAAGGGAGAGAGGATGCTGGAAAGACAGAGTGACCATCACCAGGGAAAGACTTCATTCTTGGAAGGACGTCAAACCTGGGGGTGGGTCTGTAGCGGGGCCGCTGTTTCTTCTCCTGTATTCAACAGTTCTAACTCTTTGACTTTCTGCGTTTTTGGTTCTTTTCCTGGCCTCATTGCTGGTTCCTGCACACCTCCCCTGTATTCCTCCCCCAATATATTCTTCAGTCTAAAGTAAACTGCTTCTTCCCATTCCCCGCACTCTCCAGTcccctttccttctttattcctgGCTCCAGTGTTCCTGCCTTCTCCTTGGTGCACTTGCCATCTGCATTAACCCCTCCCCTGCTGTGCTCAGCTGCAGATATGCCAAAGTCACTAACACTCAGTTCCATAAACTTTACCTCACCCTGTTTATCCACCTAATACGATGTTTGCATTTTggctggcgtggtggctaacacctgtaatcccagcactttgagagtccaaggcaggcggaccatgaggtcaagagatcgagaccatcctggccaacatggtgaaaccccatctctactaaaaatacaaaaagtagctgggtatggtggcgctcgcctgtagtcccagttactcgggaggctgaggcaggagaatggcttgaacctcggaggtggagcttgcagtgagccgagagcgcaccactgcactccagcctggcgatagagtgagactccatctcaaaaaaaaaaaaaaaaagtttgcattttGTCCTGGCCTGTGCCAGGCACACTTCCCCTGGTGGCTGCCCTGCTCTGGGGTCACAGTTCTTGGTCCGCCTGCAGAATCTCCTGGATCTTGGTGAGAATGTTGAGCTTCCCCTCCAGCTCCTGAGCTCGCTTCTTCAGCTCCTCAGCTAACTCTGACTTTGCCCCCTCTTGCAAGTGCTTTGACTCGTATACAAGGCTGACCACATCCAGCACAAGCAAGATGCCTCCAGTGGCCACACCCAGAGCCTTGTTTCCTCTGCTCATTTCCAGGGCGGGGATTTCAGTAACTCTCTCCACCTCTTCATCGCTTTCAGCTGAGATTCCAATGATCTCAAGGGGTCTGGCAGATGGTACCAATTGAGAGTTGGCTCTGGCTTCTCTGATGGCACGGATGTCCTTCCCAATGCCTTGTATGACTTGGTAAGAATTGTCAGCTAAGGAAAGAAAGTTGggtgtgttctcactcattaaTTCCTTCATCACTTTCGCTACATCGGGGTCTCTTTGGTCTAAGTTTCCGGCTTGGCGTTGTACTGACAACTTCTTTGCTTGTTCCACGATACTGCTGGTAATCCCGGTCACAGCGGCCACTATTCCTGTCCCCATCCCAGTTTCTGAGAGCACAAGGCTGACTCCATCTGTGAGGGGTGCCAGACCCAGGCCGAGGAGGGTCAGGATGTCAGAGATAACGTCGGCAGTGCTGGACACCACGTTGGTGATGGTGGTGCCTCTGTGGACCTGCTCGCCCCCGTCTGCAAGGATATAGAGCTTTATTATGTGATCCTGAAGGTCCCTTTTCAAGTGAGGAAACTCTTTCAAAAACCACTTTCTGTGCTGCTGGTCTTTATCTTGCCAGTTTTTGTCCTTCCTGATCACGTGTTCTGCAAGCTTGTTCAGAGCTTTACGGAACTCATCTGCCTCATCCCTGCACAAGGAAAGGTTAAAGGATTAAGAAATgcagtttccctgtctgtgaaatgagctcCATGAGATCCCTATCCTGTGTAAATTGCAGAGCTTTCATTATCATcaaatagaaacaaattttacaaatgaagagaaTTTAAGCTCAAATATGTTTTGTTCATTATAGACACTCCTCAGTACTTATTCCATATGGAAATAAATATCTTAAAGGCATCTCAGATGCTCTTTCGTGGTAGGTGTTTGATAAAGACGCCTCCTCACTCAAGGGCAGGTCAACACCATGACTGCCAAAGTGTTTGGAGAGGGGAAAACTCTGCAGAGGAACAAAGAGCCGTGAGAGTGGGACAAAGACACCTTATTCCCAGGATGGCAGCAAAGTGAAGCATGAACTTTTCCCAAAGAGAGACCTTCCCTTTGTCCTCAGCTCCTGGGTCCAGGCTTTTGGAGTGTCCTGCCTGGtaggaacatctttatttccctgatgatttggCCATGGGACAGTATAGCAATGTGACGGATGATGGAGTTTGGCGCTATTTGGTGTCTTTTCTGACCTGCAGAGGACATGTGTACTAAAGGGGTTAGACCTCAGGGAGGGACTGGAGACTCCAGGTCAGCCATGAGGGCAGCTTGTGATCCAGCCCCAGCAAATGCTCTGAACACTAAGGCATGGGTTGAGAAAGACTTTCTGTTTGACCAAACTCCAGCTGGGCTCTTCTGAGCCTCTTCACTAGGCGCCGACCTTGGCCTTTCACACCCACCCACTGCTTTCTGGTCCTACATCACCCAGTTCAGCAAGAATCGCCCTGTCAGTGTAGGGAGGGTCCTCCCTGCTTGCTGTCTGAGCACTCTTTGCTATCTGATCATGCTCTTCACTCCCACCATTGATGGGTGAGTGTCTGACCTGCCTTTAGCGAGAATCCTGTTAGGCCAGTTTGGCAGGAACATCCCACTCTGTTGTCTCCTATCAGAACTGTTCCATCTCCTGCCCCTCACCCTGGTGTTGGCTGTGACTCCCTCTCTGTCTTTACTGTATTTGGAGCTGGGCTCAGTCTCCCTTCCCTGTAACAACCATCCTGAATAAAGGCTTCCTTCCTGATTTCATGTGATTCACAGGAATGTTTCCTTAACTGGGTGAGCTTCCCTGGTTGGCAGCACCCCATGTGTCTTGTCCCACATTGACACAGGAGATCACAGCGTCCTGAGGACAATGAAGCTTCACACCTGAAACCCTCCCAGACTCTGCCCTGTGTGTCTCTTCCTTAGGCTGATTTTAATCTGTGTTCTTTCTGTGTGATAAACCACGATCGTGAAATAGCAGTTTTTAGTGAGTTATATGAATCCTTCTAGTGAATTATAAAATCTAAAGATGATTTTAGGAATCCCCATTAATGTTCAGGTGGTGTCAAAGGTAAGGTGCCCTCAGACATTGCCGTCTGGCTACCTCTGAGTACTTTGAATTCAAACGAAACCAAACCTCAGAGAGACAGGAGCTCACTTTGCCTGGCATGTGCTCCCTTCCAAGGCCTCATGCCCTTTCACTTTCTGGCTGAAGGCTACTGGGTCCGGGCACTGCCCCAGTTGACCGGAGTGGGAGATCTGGGTATTCATTCTGGCTCCACATGGACTCTCCAGCCACCTTACCGCCTCCTGACCTGCCCCCTGCACCCCCAACCTTCCAGGTCTCACTCGCAGATGTCACCAGCCTAACTGATGCCTTAGCAGTGACAGCTTCACCTGTGCGCACGCCAAGGCCGTGTGCAATTTTATGGCACCTCTAGAAGACTCAGGACACTTTCAGAACCATCTATATAAATTGTTAATACTGAAAAGACCTGAATTTGGACAAGATGTTAGAAGAAGTGTTTTCCTTCTTGGTTGGGGATTTGTCAGTCTACTCAGTACCCTTGAAATTACATAAATTGGCAGCAACTCATTCTACTATGGAGATGGTCACTAAGGCATACTGCTTGCCATTGTCAGGGGTTTCTCTGTGTAGAAGAGAAGAAGGTCTCAAACGGTAGCCCGGAACTTGCCAGTTCCCAGGCAGGGTGTGAGAGACACAGGCAGCCATGACCCTCTATGTCCATGAGTGTTGGGATCATCTAGACAGAGAAGAAATATTCCTCTCCCACTCACATGTCCTCTGCAAGTTCATGACCTTCTTAAGTTTCAAGCCCTTGGTGCCTCTCTTGCCTAGTCCCAGCCCTGGTGCCCCAAACTTCCCACTTGTTCTACAATCAAGGCTGACTCTTGCTGCATCCTGACTCCTGGCTCTGGTCTCTCTGGGCCTTTGGACAGGATCTTGGTCTTGGTTCCCCACCTTTGACCTGGAGTTTACTCTAAGGCCTTCACTATACTCCTATCACATTGAATTGCTATTCCTATCAGACACATGACAGTTCTCAGTCTGCATGACATAAGCCTAGAGCCCAGGGACTGGGCACAGAACCGGAAAGAGACCCAGCCCTGTGCAACTCCACTCCAGCCTCTCAGCATCCTGGACCAGCAGAAAGGTCTTGCCGTGTTTATGGAATTCTTTAGATGAGAAAAAGGGCCCCAGCCAGCATCCCCAGGAACACGCATTGGTTAGGTCAAGATTTTTCTGAACTGTCCTAAAGGAAGTCCTGCTGAGCTCCCATCTTCAGGAAGAAGACCCTTAACCCTGTTCTATTTCCACCAGGGTTGTTAGATATTAATGTTAACtgtgcacctactatgtgttagtcattatgctaagcactttacatgcatgatctcatttttctCACAATAAAACTTCATGGATGAAGAAAGGCTGAAAGTGAGAAAGTAACTCACAAAGTTCCCATGACCAGCAGATGACAGAAATGACCCTGTCCCTGTGGGCTTCTTGTCCCCTCAGCCTGAGGCTACGCACTGCCAGCGAAGGACAGGGAGGAAATGTTTCTCCTGGAGTGCCGAGGTCATCCTCACGCCCAGCAGAGGGTGCTGCCTGGAGGAGGTGTGTCTGTCAGGGAAAGCTAGCCCAGGGGACATCTGGGTGGCATCACTGGGGTGTCCAATGGAGGTAACCCCATGGAGGTTACCTGGTTAGTTCAGCAGTAGCCACGAATTCATTCCAGGCTTCATCATTAGTCACCAGGAGTATCAGACTCTGTGTGCTCACTTTGTCCTGGAAATATTTAATGGCATCCTCAATAAAGATGCTGCTCTCTagttggaaagaagaaaggataaGGTTGGAGGAAAGTGTGGGAGTGCATAACAGCCATTGCATAAAAGGTGGTTACATGTTAATTTTCCTGGACAGCTGTGGTGTGGGATATGTTTGATGGAGTCATCAGTGCTATCAAGGGAATTGtgtgcccccaaaattcatatgctgaagccctaaaCTCGGGTCACTACATTTGGAGATCTGGTCTTTAAGGAAGCAATTAAGACTGAATGAGATCACAAAGGTAGGGCTCTAATTCTATTAGAGGGCTAGTGTCCtattataagaagagaaagagacacaagaAGGCCACGTGAGCACACAGCACAAAGGCAGCCTCCACAACCCAGCAAGAGAGTCCTCCCCAGACTCCAACCCTGCTGGCACTTTCACCTTGGACTTCTTGCCTCTGGATctgtgagaaaagaaaagccagatGTTGAAGTCATCCAGCCTGTGATATTTTACCATGGCAGCCTGAGAACACTGAAACACCAGGGGAGTGCCACGGTGCTTTGGGGAGGAATGAATCCCTTTCAGCTCAGCACCAACACAAAGTGAGCCTTCCAGGCGAAGGAAGAGGAAACATCCTAGTGATCACTTCTATCTGCCACGTGCCTGTTGGGTGTCAAACACTTTATACCTGTGTCTTCAAAATGTGAGTTTCAACACATCATTGGGTTATGAAATCATTGGTTCAAGAGCAgcatgttaaaaagaaaatcaatttgaAAATATCAGAGCGTACCAAGCATAGCAGGGGTGAGTATTGCTTTTGTGAGTTATTTCAAATACATATCCCTTAAGGTAAATTCCTGGAATCCAGATGTGTTTAGGCATTCCGAATTTTCACTATTTTAGAAAGGACATGGGGTGCATATGGTATATTCCTGACCATTCCCAGCAGAGGCTGGACTGCTCCCTGTAATCAAACCCATGCATGTTTCAATAGTGAAACAAGCAAATattcacattaaatgtaaaaaataatggtaggcctataaagaactcaaatcaGTACAGAGCAGGATTACTCTCAAAGTCAGCTACCCCCAAAATATGTGGTTTGCAGGGATCTGGAAATTATGGAATGGCAGATAAGGAACTCGGGACcggtatgtatttgtgtgtgcactGAGACATGATGTAAAATTGTTCCTTGCTGTGGACACAAAAGAgacctccttcttttttttttttttgagacagaggctcgctctttcgcccaggctggagtgcagtggcacgatcttggctcactgcaagctccgcctcctgggttcatgccattctcctgcctccgcgtcccgagtagctgggactacaggcacccgccaccacgcccagctatttttttttttttttttttttagtagagatggggtttcaccgtgtcagccaggatagtctcaatctcctgacctcgtgatccacccgcctcagcctccgcctCAGCTcacgctgggattataggcgtgagccaccgtgccccggcCACCTCATTCTTAATTCacagaagaagaaagtaaaatccAGACAGTGAGAGTTGCCCAAAACCATCAAGCAGGAAGCTCAGGATTTGACTCCAAGGCCAACGTTTCTTTGACATTGCTCCTTCAACTCCTTAACATTAAAACtccttatgttttaaaaatgcccGTGGTTTCTGCATTCTCCCTTATAGCTTACCTGTGGGtctatttaaagtttaaaaataatgtctcAAACTCCACAGCATTGAGTACAACTACCATGCAAAGGGGCATGCTAGTCTTGGGCATTCTCAGATGGGCAGTGGAGGAGGTTCTTTGACGGGGCACGGGGGCGGGACCCTCAGCGCAGATCCTTGAGGCACCTCCATGTTGCCTCTGTCCTCTGCAGGCTGGTCTCAGGGTACACGGCTCCCCACTGTCACCTCTGAACCCAGCTAGGCCTGTTATTAAACCACAGATTATCTTTGTTTTGCGGGGAGAGTTTTTCTTCGGTCCCCCAGCCCAGCTCTTCCTAAGGATTCCGGGGTGGGCTGAGAGCTCTCTGCTTCTAATCTTCCCCGCCCTCCCCTGGTCTTGGACAGGACTTAGCACGGGCCAGTTTGCTGTCCACGGCGGCTCCTGAGCAGAGCTGACTTGGTTGCCCCTGCAACTCTGTAAGGGGAGGAATCCGTCCTGAGGAAATGGGGCTTAGGGAAATGAACGCAGTGCTGACTCGGCTGGGCGAGGGCctgtcttgttttttctttttccttcttcaccaaaaggaagaaggaaacccGGGGTTGGATGGAAGGAACCTCCAGCACTAAATGTGTGTATTTCTTGATGGGGTGGGGCTGGTGgatataaaagcaaaattaaaacaaaatccagCTCTGAAACATTCCTGGGCAAACAATACCTACGAGGCCTTGAGAACGGCTGTCACCCCCCTTAAACTGCAAGCTGTGGGAAACTGAACTGGGGTCACATCAGATGAGCGCTTCTGTTAGATACAAACAAACTTAACCTCGGCCAGTCACGAGCAGCCAGCTGACAGCGGGCCATGCTGAGATGGGAATACTGGGAGGTCACAGAGGAAACAAGAACTCCAGGCAGCTGGTTCACATGACAGACACAGAAGGAGCTGCTGAAACCAGCTGCAGGGACAGGGGGAGGCGACAGGCCCACAGGACCCTGACAAACAGGAAGTGGCCAATCCAGCTAAGACCAGTAAGATCCAACTCAGTGCTGGGTCGGACTCACATTCACCTCACACTCAATCATACCCTCCTTGTCTCACTAAACCCCACTCCCACCCGCGCCACAGCAGTTCCATGTATGCCCGTGTTTGGTACAAAACTGCGTGTTACCCACCCCATTCAAGTTCCAGGAAATTCCCACCTCTTCCCAGAAATCCTTATGCTTACTCCACCCCTTAATTTAATAAACCAGCAAAGGCAGAAACCCCAAACCACACTGGGCCCGACTGGCTCTTCTGAGTCCGCCTGCACTCCCACCCCCGAGCCTGAGCTTTCGCTTTGCAATAAAAGCtgatttgcttttgcttttgcttttgcttgGACTTAACCTTTTTCTCTCTTCGATGTCAAATACCTGGGCAAGGCTAAGGTCCGGTCTCACCTGCATTCGGGGACCTCACTGCAGCTTCCTCTGCCCTACTCCCACAGCAAGGAAAAGTGCACTTGTCCTGTTGGGGTATGAGGAGAAGATAATCAGAGGAGGGGCAGCCACCTGATCATTACAGAAAACTACAGAGTCCATACACAGGAATAGAGATGGGGAGGAAGGTTCTGACAATGACCTGGGCCTGGGAACACGTGTGATAACTGGCTGATGATAGCCAGTGTGTGTTGCGTGTCTGTGATGTGCAGGGCTCCTTACATGTGTCTCATTCGATGATCACACACAGCCCGGGAGATGGGTACCAACTTCTCATTCAAACACAGAGGAATCCACAAAAGTTAGGGAACTTGCCCGTGTTTTCACAATAGTGCTAGAGCCAGGACTTCTGCTTCAACCCCATGTCTTCAATGACTGTGCTCTACTCCCTTCAATATACTATATTGAGTCATGTATACACGCTCATGGGAAATGACTCCTCACTGCAAATCCGTGTCTCACACTCTGTGCTCAACTCTTCGTCTTGGTGAATTCACTGCTGCTGCAGCGGACAGCCTGTGTCCCCGTCGCTTCTCTAAGGTCCTCTGTCCCACAAAGACCTGGATGCTGCCAGATGCCGGCGCAGCCCCTGCTGTGGCTGCCGAGCCCTCCTGGCACTGCCCTGTCCCCTCTGCTGTCCCCTGCTAGCTGATGGACCTTAGGGTGTTTCTAATTCTTCATATAAATTATGCTACAAAGAACATCCTCCTTCGCGTAAACCTTTGTCCacatttgattttatttccttaagataTTCGTAGGAGTAGAATGACTAGGTCAGAGGCTATCAACATCTCAAAATGTTTTATACCTAGAGCCACACTGCATGCAAGTTGTACCAATTCACACTCGAACTAGCAGTACGTGAAGATGCCCATTCTCTCAGTCTCACTGGTTCTCAGTAGTCTCTTCTTtaggacaaacaaacaaacatatacacaACATATAAATATGGAAACTAAATATACTTGTTATCAATACCAATTAGTACAAAATTTAAAGCACAAAGGTAGCAGTTGGGATGTGAAGCACTGAACGAAGGAGAAAGGAGGATtaatattgtcattttttaaagaggGAAGGTAAGAAATACTGGGTACAACTGAGGGCATGAGAAAGTTGTAGGTAAATTGTTTACAGCTACAAAGTTGCTAATGCAAGACAAAAATCTGGCGATAGAATGTTAGGAAAAGGTGGAGAGGAGAGATGGAGGGTACAAATAAGACGAAATGACTAATAATGATACTATAATTACTACTAATAATACGGCTTCAGGCCCATCGCAGTCACGGGCGGCTCCAGGCATTaccatttctcttttctcaccGTGTGTCTCTGCTCCCTCCCTGGCACACCCACTTCCAGCAGCTGGTCTTTGTTTGCAGCCTTTATTTTAACAGCTCAGTGGTTTCCGGGCCCCCTGATGGGGTTCCATCCTCCAGCTCTCATACAAAAGCCCCCTCTCAAAAGCCACCcgcctccctctttccccttcctGCCTTTATCCCAGGGTTCAGACACACAGATGTCTGTCTTCTGGGACCCCACGCAGCAAGGGTAGAAGGGGGACCCAGTCCTGGGCAGCAGCTCACCAGGGCAGTATGCAGAGGGGTGTCTGGGTGCTTCTTGCTATAAGAGACAGGGGTGACAGGAGAGGGGGTTCCCTTCCCCTTGTTCCTGCTTTGCTCACTGTATGACCCCCTGAGCCAGGACAGCCATTTCAACACCATCTCATGATCCATGAGGACACAGGAGGACCAGGAGAGAGCAGAGGAGCAGGAGGGCAGAGAGAGCTGCGGCCTCAGACTCGCCCAACACTTGTGAGGAGCTGCACCCAGGATCCCATCCTCCTTGGTCATTGTTGGAATGGCTCAAACCCTGACCTGGGGCCTCTGCTGAATACCGAGGCTGGATATTGCCCCTCAGGCTTGACTAGGACACAGCAGGTCCTCCCCGGGCGAGTCTGCTGGTTGGTCTATTCCGGGAAATGGCTTTGGTTCCTAGAAGAAGCCCAGATGGCCCTGGCCCAGCTCAAGCCCTCCCCAATTGTGCAGGCCAGACAGGGagccctccctcctgcctcagggctcTGAGCCAAGCTCACCAGATGCAGAGGACAAAGACTCTCAGCAAAGCGTTTCCCTCATTGTTGCGGGCTCCAGGGCCTCCTCCTTGGGCGGGAAAAGAGGAGTTGAGACGTGTGCTCCTCTTGAGAAATcaccattttcatttcatttttgagagACGGttgtgctctgtcgcccaggctcagGGCTTTGGTGCCATCATAGCTTGTTGCAGCctagagctcctgggctcaagtgatcctcctccttcaacctcctgagtagctgggactacaggtgcacgccaccatgctgggctaatttgttcatttttgattTCATAGACACAGCGtctcctgtgttgcccaggctgtcttgaactcctggcctctagtgatcctcctgcctctgcctcccacagcactggggttacaggcttcaGCATCTCTTTTTGGTGAAGAACAAATAAGACCGtgactcagatttcacagaaatttcCCCCCTGATTTCATGTCTTTTGGCAGCTCTATCAGGATTTCAAGAGGGGAAAATCTCAGGCTGAGAGCGGAGgtgacttgcccagagtcacacagctctTGGAGGACAGAGGGGAGGCCAACATCTGGCCTTGTGACTCTGATATTGAAGCAAAAATGGGTGATTTTAGTAATCCAAAAATGTCCAGGTTTGATTCTACTTCTACAAACACAGAGATCTAAACTTACACTCCTGTGGTTATGATCACAGTTCCACAGTGTGGCTTTTGAATCTCATGATTGCAAAGCTGGCATCACGCCACAGGCACCATTCTGCAAGGCGCCCTGCTCACTCCCCTGTCTCAGCCATGTTTCCCATTAGAGACACAGTACAACCTGTTTCTTCTCCATCCCCCCAGAGGTCTGAATAGAGGGACAGCGGTGAGGGCCAGAGACGTGGAGTCCTATGATCTACCCGCTCAGCCTCCTGACGCTGGACCCTCGGCAAGTCACCCCCCtcccagggcctcagtttccccacagggcctggcacaaggTGGTGCTCAGACTCAGGGTTGATGAGACGACCTCTGAGTTCCTTGTacctgaaaaaaaatctgttgtccCCTTTGGGCCTCAGCAGCAGCACCCTGGGGCCCTACTGGGTGTGGCCAGGCCATAAAGACAGACCAGACTCCGGGTcacctcttctcctccacctTCTTTGGTTCCTTCAAATGTCCCAAAGAGACAGGCACCCCCAACACAAACCTTCCTTCTGGGGTCACCCAGCTGTGTCTCAGCAGTCCAAACAGAGCTGAGCCCAGGGAGCTTTGTGAACCCATCTGAGCTGTTTCCCCCACCCTGTATAGTTTAAGGGCATAGCAGGAGGGGGGAAACATCAGACTCAAGTCTGGGTGCAAATCCAGGCTCTGACACTACTTTCGTGTCTGATCTGAAccagttacctaacctctctgagcttctct comes from Macaca mulatta isolate MMU2019108-1 chromosome 10, T2T-MMU8v2.0, whole genome shotgun sequence and encodes:
- the LOC694508 gene encoding apolipoprotein L2 isoform X2, with the translated sequence MCLVITQTHNCRWDPHSSEQLDHAQSIRGRFLGGGPGARNNEGNALLRVFVLCIWDEADEFRKALNKLAEHVIRKDKNWQDKDQQHRKWFLKEFPHLKRDLQDHIIKLYILADGGEQVHRGTTITNVVSSTADVISDILTLLGLGLAPLTDGVSLVLSETGMGTGIVAAVTGITSSIVEQAKKLSVQRQAGNLDQRDPDVAKVMKELMSENTPNFLSLADNSYQVIQGIGKDIRAIREARANSQLVPSARPLEIIGISAESDEEVERVTEIPALEMSRGNKALGVATGGILLVLDVVSLVYESKHLQEGAKSELAEELKKRAQELEGKLNILTKIQEILQADQEL
- the LOC694508 gene encoding apolipoprotein L2 isoform X3 is translated as MLQAAGGGPGARNNEGNALLRVFVLCIWDEADEFRKALNKLAEHVIRKDKNWQDKDQQHRKWFLKEFPHLKRDLQDHIIKLYILADGGEQVHRGTTITNVVSSTADVISDILTLLGLGLAPLTDGVSLVLSETGMGTGIVAAVTGITSSIVEQAKKLSVQRQAGNLDQRDPDVAKVMKELMSENTPNFLSLADNSYQVIQGIGKDIRAIREARANSQLVPSARPLEIIGISAESDEEVERVTEIPALEMSRGNKALGVATGGILLVLDVVSLVYESKHLQEGAKSELAEELKKRAQELEGKLNILTKIQEILQADQEL
- the LOC694508 gene encoding apolipoprotein L2 isoform X4 → MGTLDEADEFRKALNKLAEHVIRKDKNWQDKDQQHRKWFLKEFPHLKRDLQDHIIKLYILADGGEQVHRGTTITNVVSSTADVISDILTLLGLGLAPLTDGVSLVLSETGMGTGIVAAVTGITSSIVEQAKKLSVQRQAGNLDQRDPDVAKVMKELMSENTPNFLSLADNSYQVIQGIGKDIRAIREARANSQLVPSARPLEIIGISAESDEEVERVTEIPALEMSRGNKALGVATGGILLVLDVVSLVYESKHLQEGAKSELAEELKKRAQELEGKLNILTKIQEILQADQEL
- the LOC694508 gene encoding apolipoprotein L2 isoform X1, with the translated sequence MQWLLCTPTLSSNLILSSFQLESSIFIEDAIKYFQDKVSTQSLILLVTNDEAWNEFVATAELTRDEADEFRKALNKLAEHVIRKDKNWQDKDQQHRKWFLKEFPHLKRDLQDHIIKLYILADGGEQVHRGTTITNVVSSTADVISDILTLLGLGLAPLTDGVSLVLSETGMGTGIVAAVTGITSSIVEQAKKLSVQRQAGNLDQRDPDVAKVMKELMSENTPNFLSLADNSYQVIQGIGKDIRAIREARANSQLVPSARPLEIIGISAESDEEVERVTEIPALEMSRGNKALGVATGGILLVLDVVSLVYESKHLQEGAKSELAEELKKRAQELEGKLNILTKIQEILQADQEL